In the Apteryx mantelli isolate bAptMan1 chromosome 1, bAptMan1.hap1, whole genome shotgun sequence genome, one interval contains:
- the LOC106488346 gene encoding histone H4 yields MSGRGKGGKGLGKGGAKRHRKVLRDNIQGITKPAIRRLARRGGVKRISGLIYEETRGVLKVFLENVIRDAVTYTEHAKRKTVTAMDVVYALKRQGRTLYGFGG; encoded by the coding sequence ATGTCTGGTAGAGGCAAGGGCGGGAAGGGGCTCggcaaggggggtgctaagcgcCACCGCAAGGTGCTGCGCGACAACATCCAGGGCATCACCAAGCCGGCCATCCGGCGTCTggctcggcgcggcggcgtgAAGCGCATCTCGGGGCTCATCTACGAAGAGACGCGCGGCGTGCTGAAGGTGTTCCTGGAGAACGTGATCCGTGATGCTGTCACCTACACGGAGCACGCCAAGCGCAAGACGGTCACGGCCATGGACGTGGTGTACGCCCTGAAGCGCCAGGGACGCACTCTCTACGGCTTTGGCGGCtaa
- the LOC106488340 gene encoding histone H2A type 2-C, whose protein sequence is MSGRGKQGGKARAKAKSRSSRAGLQFPVGRVHRLLRKGNYAERVGAGAPVYLAAVLEYLTAEILELAGNAARDNKKTRIIPRHLQLAIRNDEELNKLLGKVTIAQGGVLPNIQAVLLPKKTESHKAKSK, encoded by the coding sequence atgtctGGTCGCGGGAAGCAGGGCGGGAAGGCGCGGGCCAAGGCCAAGTCGCGCTCGTCGCGGGCCGGGCTGCAGTTCCCCGTGGGCCGCGTGCACCGGCTGCTGCGCAAAGGCAACTACGCGGAGCGGGTGGGCGCCGGCGCGCCGGTGTACCTGGCGGCCGTGCTGGAGTACCTGACGGCCGAGATCCTGGAGCTGGCGGGCAACGCGGCGCGCGACAACAAGAAGACGCGCATCATCCCGCGCCACCTGCAGCTGGCCATCCGCAACGACGAGGAGCTCAACAAGCTGCTGGGCAAGGTCACCATCGCGCAGGGCGGCGTGCTGCCCAACATCCAGGCGGTGCTGCTGCCCAAGAAGACTGAGAGTCATAAGGCCAAGAGCAAGTAA
- the LOC136991153 gene encoding histone H3 produces the protein MARTKQTARKSTGGKAPRKQLATKAARKSAPATGGVKKPHRYRPGTVALREIRRYQKSTELLIRKLPFQRLVREIAQDFKTDLRFQSSAVMALQEASEAYLVGLFEDTNLCAIHAKRVTIMPKDIQLARRIRGERA, from the coding sequence ATGGCGCGGACGAAGCAGACAGCGCGGAAGTCGACGGGCGGGAAGGCGCCGCGCAAGCAGCTGGCCACCAAGGCGGCCCGCAAGAGCGCGCCGGCCACGGGCGGCGTGAAGAAGCCGCACCGCTACCGGCCCGGCACGGTGGCGCTGCGCGAGATCCGGCGCTACCAGAAGTCGACAGAGCTGCTGATCCGCAAGCTGCCCTTCCAGCGCCTGGTGCGCGAGATCGCGCAGGACTTCAAGACGGACCTGCGCTTCCAGAGCTCGGCCGTCATGGCGCTGCAGGAGGCGAGCGAGGCCTACCTGGTGGGGCTCTTCGAGGACACCAACCTGTGCGCCATCCACGCCAAGCGCGTCACCATCATGCCCAAGGACATCCAGCTCGCCCGCCGCATCCGCGGTGAGCGTGCCTAA
- the LOC106488330 gene encoding histone H1.01-like, which yields MSETAPVAAPDVAVAAAPAKAAAKKPKKAAGGSKPRKPSGPSVTELITKAVSASKERKGLSLAALKKALAAGGYDVEKSNSRIKLGLKSLVSKGTLVQTKGTGASGSFKLNKKPGETKEKAPKKRTAAAKPKKPVAKKPASAAKKPKKVVAAVKKSPKKAKKPVAAAAKKSSKSPKKAAKAGRPKKAAKSPAKAKVVKPKPAKPKATKPKAAKAKKAAPKKK from the coding sequence ATGTCTGAGACTGCTCCCGTCGCCGCGCCCGACGTGGCcgtcgccgccgccccggccaaGGCTGCTGCCAAGAAGCCGAAGAAGGCGGCGGGCGGCTCCAAACCTCGAAAGCCCTCGGGCCCCAGCGTCACCGAACTGATCACCAAGGCCGTGTCCGCTTCCAAGGAGCGCAAGGGGCTCTCGTTGGCGGCGCTTAAGAAGGCGCTGGCCGCCGGCGGATATGATGTGGAAAAGAGTAACAGCCGTATTAAGCTGGGACTCAAGAGCCTTGTCAGTAAGGGCACCCTGGTGCAGACCAAGGGTACTGGTGCTTCTGGTTCTTTCAAACTGAACAAGAAGCCGGGTGAGACGAAAGAAAAAGCCCCGAAGAAGCGCACAGCGGCAGCCAAGCCCAAGAAGCCGGTGGCCAAGAAACCCGCGAGTGCCGCCAAGAAGCCCAAGAAAGTTGTGGCGGCGGTGAAGAAGAGCCCCAAGAAAGCGAAGAAGCcggtggctgctgctgccaagaaATCGTCCAAGAGCCCCAAGAAGGCAGCCAAGGCTGGCCGCCCGAAGAAGGCAGCGAAGAGCCCGGCCAAAGCGAAGGTGGTGAAGCCGAAGCCTGCCAAGCCCAAGGCGACCAAGCCCAAAGCGGCCAAGGCGAAGAAGGCGGCgcccaagaaaaaataa